The Chryseobacterium geocarposphaerae genome window below encodes:
- a CDS encoding M48 family metallopeptidase has product MYIEVSQDFRKKTKAAVFSIAIFIFVYILLFLFTIALALGCIAGGIAIIAAKPMFITLMLGAGLAGTGLFVFFFIIKFLFKKHINDRSDLTEIRRNDEPELFRMIDEIVQEAGTNAPKKVYLSYDVNASVFYDSSFWSMFLPIQKNLTIGMGLINTTTKQELKAILSHEFGHFSQRSMKVGSYVYNVNQIIFNLVNDDESYRNSVEKFASISGYFSIFAALAFFFTGKIKWILVKMYNFVNIRHMALSREMEFHADEVAANIAGSLALEESLLRLELANNSYQNVLSFYDNRYSKNESSKNIYREQFFVMNFLAEQSEVESKNGLPNIQLSESGLFNKSKLNIENQWASHPSQKERITKLRSLNIIKEQDNLPAKSIFKNFQKTEEQITSKLFSRVQYQKQKTDLEFEEFRSEFEKQYQKDSFDKIFNAYYDNKNPDFTVKEGELTDEISFDELFSKEKVEWVYTLIALESDLKTVEAISKKEYAIKTFDYDGKKYKQTEAKTLIPTVQKTIEEIKEKIHQNDAVIYNYFAKRAEEQQKKADFIQLYKSFREYDAEYDDQYKLYIDLMNATAFMNTKTPFEQIRKNFSDLKPLEEKLKYQITVFYQNEMLIKEMNEEDIKDLKFYTEKEHPYFNNNEYMEHNLQLLMKAINYLPYFLHRKYFYKKKELLKLMKELEEQNSMAKIS; this is encoded by the coding sequence ATGTACATTGAAGTTTCTCAGGATTTTAGGAAGAAAACTAAAGCGGCTGTATTTTCTATTGCCATTTTCATTTTCGTTTATATCCTTTTATTTTTATTTACAATAGCTTTGGCGCTTGGATGCATTGCCGGTGGAATAGCAATCATCGCCGCGAAACCAATGTTTATCACCCTTATGTTAGGGGCAGGTTTGGCAGGAACCGGACTTTTCGTATTCTTTTTTATCATTAAATTTTTATTTAAAAAACACATCAACGACAGAAGTGACCTTACTGAAATCAGAAGAAATGACGAGCCGGAGCTTTTCCGAATGATCGACGAAATCGTACAGGAAGCAGGAACGAATGCCCCCAAAAAAGTCTACCTTTCCTATGATGTGAACGCAAGCGTTTTTTATGATTCAAGTTTCTGGAGCATGTTCTTACCCATTCAGAAAAATCTGACCATTGGAATGGGACTGATCAATACCACGACAAAACAGGAGCTGAAAGCCATTCTTTCCCACGAATTCGGGCACTTTTCCCAGCGTTCCATGAAAGTGGGAAGTTATGTCTACAATGTTAATCAGATCATTTTCAACCTGGTAAATGATGATGAATCTTACCGTAATTCGGTAGAAAAGTTCGCGAGTATAAGCGGCTATTTTTCCATATTTGCAGCCCTGGCATTTTTCTTTACCGGAAAAATCAAGTGGATTTTGGTAAAGATGTATAATTTTGTCAATATCCGCCATATGGCACTTTCCAGAGAAATGGAATTTCATGCAGATGAAGTAGCTGCTAATATTGCAGGTTCGCTTGCATTGGAAGAATCGCTTTTAAGACTGGAGCTTGCTAACAATTCTTATCAGAATGTTCTAAGCTTTTATGATAACAGATATTCTAAAAACGAATCGAGTAAAAATATCTACCGCGAACAGTTTTTTGTCATGAATTTTCTTGCTGAGCAGAGTGAAGTGGAATCTAAAAACGGACTTCCCAACATTCAGCTTTCAGAATCAGGATTATTTAATAAATCAAAACTCAATATTGAGAACCAGTGGGCTTCACATCCTTCTCAAAAAGAGAGAATCACTAAACTCAGAAGTTTAAATATTATAAAGGAGCAGGACAATCTGCCTGCAAAAAGTATTTTCAAGAACTTTCAGAAAACAGAAGAACAAATCACTTCAAAGCTTTTTTCACGAGTACAATACCAGAAACAAAAAACAGATCTGGAATTTGAAGAATTTCGGTCCGAATTTGAAAAACAATATCAGAAAGATTCATTTGATAAAATTTTCAATGCTTATTATGACAACAAAAACCCCGATTTCACCGTAAAAGAAGGTGAATTAACTGATGAAATTTCTTTCGATGAACTTTTCAGTAAGGAAAAAGTGGAATGGGTATATACATTAATTGCTCTTGAAAGTGATCTCAAAACTGTAGAGGCCATTTCCAAAAAGGAGTATGCCATTAAAACGTTTGATTATGACGGTAAAAAATACAAACAGACTGAAGCAAAAACTTTAATTCCAACTGTTCAGAAAACGATTGAAGAGATTAAGGAAAAGATTCACCAGAATGACGCTGTTATTTACAATTATTTTGCAAAGAGAGCAGAAGAGCAACAGAAAAAAGCTGACTTCATACAGCTTTACAAAAGTTTTAGAGAATACGATGCCGAATATGATGATCAATACAAACTGTATATTGATTTAATGAACGCAACGGCATTCATGAATACGAAAACTCCTTTCGAACAGATTAGAAAAAACTTTAGCGATCTTAAACCTCTTGAGGAAAAATTAAAATACCAGATTACCGTTTTTTATCAGAATGAGATGCTCATTAAAGAAATGAATGAAGAAGATATAAAGGACCTGAAATTCTACACGGAAAAAGAGCATCCTTATTTTAATAACAACGAATATATGGAACACAACCTTCAGCTTCTGATGAAGGCTATCAATTATCTTCCTTATTTTCTTCACAGAAAATATTTTTACAAGAAAAAAGAGCTTTTGAAACTGATGAAAGAGTTGGAAGAACAAAACTCTATGGCGAAGATCTCTTAA
- a CDS encoding DUF2200 domain-containing protein: MKNNEKVYQMSFSSVYPHYIAKAEKKGRTKEEVHEVISWLTGYNEKSLQQILDNKTDFRTFFEQAPRINPNVTLIKGVICGYRIEDIEEELMRNIRYLDKLIDELAKGKTMEKILRK; the protein is encoded by the coding sequence ATGAAAAATAACGAAAAAGTCTATCAAATGTCCTTTTCAAGTGTTTACCCTCATTATATCGCTAAAGCTGAAAAGAAAGGCCGAACCAAAGAAGAAGTTCATGAGGTTATTTCTTGGCTAACCGGTTATAATGAAAAAAGTTTGCAGCAGATTTTAGATAACAAAACTGATTTCAGGACTTTTTTTGAACAAGCACCCAGGATTAATCCTAACGTAACTCTGATAAAAGGAGTTATCTGCGGCTATCGTATTGAAGACATTGAAGAAGAGCTTATGAGAAACATCCGCTATCTCGACAAGCTGATTGATGAATTGGCAAAAGGAAAAACAATGGAAAAAATTTTGAGAAAATAA
- a CDS encoding phytanoyl-CoA dioxygenase family protein, which translates to MDKNTATHYNDFGYIHSENFFSDKELQQIEVIINKFHENWLKENEKDYQSGLINSHSLTSSKFISPEERLEIFKFIAQDKISKIIQAIIPEKAIFLNTQLFFDPFNKNQTNYWHRDIQYTGMSIDEQKEKIKTQNVLHFRIPLQPELGIELIPTTHKTWDVKEEEETRLSLNGRKPSDSLHRGKTISLHRGDLLVFSANMIHRGLYGNDRFTFDIIFCDDTPEFKKFIDFKNHPTQEELKSLNSELF; encoded by the coding sequence ATGGATAAAAATACAGCTACTCACTACAACGATTTCGGCTATATTCATTCAGAAAACTTTTTTTCAGATAAAGAACTACAGCAAATCGAAGTTATCATAAATAAGTTCCATGAAAACTGGCTGAAGGAAAACGAAAAAGATTATCAGTCCGGATTAATCAACAGTCACAGTCTTACTTCAAGTAAATTTATTAGTCCGGAAGAACGCCTGGAAATTTTCAAATTCATTGCTCAGGATAAAATTTCAAAGATTATTCAAGCCATCATTCCAGAAAAAGCTATATTTCTCAATACCCAGTTATTCTTCGATCCTTTCAATAAAAATCAGACCAATTATTGGCATCGTGACATTCAGTATACCGGAATGAGTATTGACGAACAAAAAGAAAAAATCAAAACCCAGAACGTTCTTCATTTCAGAATTCCGTTACAGCCTGAATTAGGAATTGAATTAATTCCCACAACACACAAAACGTGGGATGTAAAGGAAGAAGAAGAAACCAGGCTTTCATTAAACGGAAGAAAACCAAGTGACAGTCTTCACCGGGGAAAAACAATCAGCTTACATCGTGGAGACCTGTTAGTATTCTCCGCCAATATGATTCACCGGGGCCTGTACGGAAACGACCGTTTTACTTTTGACATTATTTTCTGTGACGACACTCCTGAATTTAAAAAATTTATTGATTTTAAAAACCATCCGACTCAGGAAGAATTAAAATCTTTAAATTCTGAACTTTTCTGA
- the ribB gene encoding 3,4-dihydroxy-2-butanone-4-phosphate synthase, with protein sequence MEKLLEKFGATPKERVEKALLKLQQGKGILLVDDENRENEGDIIFPASTITEKDMALLIRECSGIVCLCISEEKSRHLNLRPMVEANNSKNQTAFTISIEAKEGVESGVSAKDRVTTIKTAIAENALAEHIASPGHVFPLVAKKNGVFERRGHTEGSVDLVQLANLGDDAVLCELTNEDGTMARLPEIADFAEKREMTVVTIEDIYHYRKMLISQN encoded by the coding sequence ATGGAAAAATTATTAGAAAAATTTGGAGCTACTCCGAAAGAACGTGTAGAAAAAGCACTCCTGAAATTACAGCAAGGCAAAGGAATCCTTTTAGTAGATGATGAAAACCGTGAAAATGAAGGCGACATCATCTTTCCCGCCTCCACCATCACAGAAAAAGATATGGCACTTTTAATCCGCGAATGTAGCGGAATTGTTTGCCTGTGTATTTCTGAAGAGAAAAGCAGACATCTCAATCTTCGCCCGATGGTGGAAGCCAACAATTCCAAAAATCAAACCGCATTTACCATTTCCATAGAAGCCAAAGAAGGTGTAGAATCCGGGGTTTCAGCGAAAGACCGTGTAACGACTATTAAAACAGCCATTGCAGAAAATGCTTTGGCGGAGCACATTGCAAGTCCCGGACATGTATTTCCTTTAGTCGCTAAAAAGAACGGCGTTTTTGAAAGACGTGGCCATACGGAAGGAAGTGTAGATTTGGTACAGCTTGCCAACTTAGGTGATGATGCTGTGCTTTGTGAACTGACCAACGAAGACGGAACCATGGCAAGGCTTCCGGAAATTGCAGATTTTGCAGAGAAAAGAGAAATGACCGTAGTAACGATCGAGGACATTTATCATTACCGTAAGATGCTTATCAGTCAGAATTAA
- a CDS encoding T9SS type A sorting domain-containing protein codes for MGDIVNNFVVNGTVDNSATGANTTFNNASLTQGAASQVTYIAPTSSEISTYPGSTIKMNDTGNSVLYKATATQLEITGVITPTATLNFAADNGTFITYPASFGYSNTDTAKGTFTSTAASGLFKGNIVTTADASGTLLVGPKTYSNVLRIKSVQNFNLYQSTDTNYLFPIGSVINTSYTYFDSTHKFPLLSSTSGTLSVPLLSINQSTSGAQALNEVFLAVNDHVSKKQNFKVYPNPAQDFVEFTGDTDNYSTARIYSLDGKLVKTSDIQSGKIQISELPSAAYFIEVSGKDSKKEITKVIKK; via the coding sequence GTGGGAGATATCGTGAATAATTTTGTGGTTAACGGAACGGTTGATAATTCCGCAACAGGAGCCAATACAACCTTCAACAATGCATCTTTGACACAAGGAGCTGCTTCACAGGTAACTTACATAGCTCCTACTTCTTCTGAAATCAGTACCTATCCCGGATCTACCATCAAAATGAATGATACCGGAAACTCTGTTTTATATAAAGCTACGGCAACCCAGCTTGAAATTACGGGAGTGATCACTCCTACTGCAACTTTAAATTTTGCCGCCGATAATGGAACATTTATCACCTACCCTGCAAGCTTTGGCTACTCAAATACCGATACTGCGAAAGGAACTTTTACTTCAACAGCAGCTTCTGGATTATTTAAAGGAAATATTGTCACTACGGCGGATGCTTCAGGAACTCTTCTCGTGGGCCCGAAAACATATTCTAATGTTTTAAGGATAAAATCTGTACAGAATTTCAACTTATACCAATCTACAGATACCAATTATCTTTTTCCGATCGGAAGCGTGATCAATACTTCATACACTTATTTTGACAGCACTCATAAATTTCCGTTGTTGAGTTCTACCAGCGGAACCCTTAGTGTACCATTACTTAGCATCAATCAATCCACAAGCGGAGCACAGGCTCTCAATGAAGTTTTTTTAGCAGTAAATGATCATGTATCTAAAAAGCAAAATTTTAAAGTATATCCAAATCCTGCACAAGACTTTGTGGAGTTCACAGGAGACACAGACAATTATTCAACAGCAAGAATATACAGTCTGGACGGAAAACTGGTAAAAACTTCCGATATCCAATCGGGGAAGATTCAAATTTCAGAATTACCGTCTGCAGCTTACTTTATTGAAGTTTCAGGTAAAGATTCAAAGAAGGAGATCACTAAGGTGATCAAAAAATAG